One Streptomyces sp. NBC_00102 DNA segment encodes these proteins:
- a CDS encoding acyl-CoA dehydrogenase family protein, with product MDFAFDARTEELRTRLLAFMDEHVHPAEKTAEEQRALLASPWETPPVVAELKAEARRQGLWNLFLPDAEHGAGLTNLQYAPLAEITGRSPQLAPTALNCAAPDTGNMEVLHQFGTDAQKKQWLEPLLAGEIRSGFAMTEPEVASSDATNIETRITRDGDEYVVNGRKWYISGAMNPDCAIFIVMGKTDPDGEDIRRQQSMILVPRDTPGLEVRRAMRVYGYEDHWHGGHAELVFTDVRVPVANLIGEEGGGFGIAQARLGPGRIHHCMRLIGMAERAIELMCRRAVSRTAFGKPLAQQGVVQNWIADARVTVEQLRLLVLKTAWLMDTVGNRGAHTEIQAIKIATPRAVLGILDDAVQLHGAGGVSQDFPLAELWASARTLRLADGPDEVHQRSLARREIKKYL from the coding sequence ATGGACTTCGCATTCGACGCCCGTACCGAGGAGCTGCGCACCAGGCTGCTCGCCTTCATGGACGAGCACGTCCACCCCGCGGAGAAAACCGCCGAGGAGCAGCGCGCCCTGCTCGCCTCGCCGTGGGAGACCCCGCCGGTGGTGGCGGAGCTCAAGGCCGAGGCGCGCCGCCAGGGCCTGTGGAACCTCTTCCTCCCCGACGCCGAGCACGGTGCCGGGCTGACCAACCTCCAGTACGCGCCCCTCGCCGAAATCACCGGCCGCTCGCCGCAGTTGGCGCCGACCGCGCTGAACTGCGCGGCGCCGGACACCGGGAACATGGAGGTGCTCCACCAGTTCGGTACGGATGCCCAGAAGAAGCAGTGGCTGGAGCCCCTGCTCGCGGGCGAGATCCGTTCCGGTTTCGCCATGACGGAACCCGAGGTGGCCTCCTCCGACGCGACCAACATCGAGACCCGGATCACGCGCGACGGCGACGAGTACGTCGTCAACGGCCGCAAGTGGTACATCTCCGGGGCGATGAACCCGGACTGCGCGATCTTCATCGTGATGGGCAAGACCGACCCGGACGGCGAGGACATCCGCCGCCAGCAGTCGATGATCCTGGTCCCGCGCGACACCCCGGGACTCGAAGTGCGCCGCGCCATGCGGGTGTACGGGTACGAGGACCACTGGCACGGCGGGCACGCCGAACTCGTCTTCACCGACGTCCGCGTGCCGGTGGCCAACCTGATCGGCGAGGAGGGCGGCGGCTTCGGCATCGCCCAGGCGCGCCTCGGCCCGGGGCGCATCCACCACTGCATGCGACTGATCGGCATGGCGGAGCGCGCGATCGAGCTGATGTGCCGCCGCGCCGTCTCCCGTACGGCCTTCGGGAAGCCGCTCGCCCAGCAGGGCGTGGTGCAGAACTGGATCGCGGACGCCCGGGTCACCGTCGAGCAACTGCGGCTGCTGGTGCTGAAGACGGCGTGGCTGATGGACACCGTGGGCAACCGGGGAGCGCACACCGAGATCCAGGCCATCAAGATCGCGACGCCCCGGGCGGTGCTCGGCATCCTCGACGACGCGGTCCAGCTGCACGGCGCCGGAGGCGTGAGCCAGGACTTCCCGCTCGCCGAACTGTGGGCGTCCGCACGGACGTTGCGCCTGGCGGACGGGCCGGACGAGGTGCACCAGCGGTCGCTGGCGCGGCGGGAGATCAAGAAGTACCTCTGA
- a CDS encoding DUF202 domain-containing protein, translating to MTAAVPGAGSGAARDPGLQPERTRLAWRRTTLSATVAAVLAGKQALHGGATLAAGVALALSAVAWIGFLMVAHRRVRTTATAQPEPLAPRAALTAAACTVALAVFAAAMVV from the coding sequence GTGACCGCGGCCGTACCCGGGGCCGGTTCGGGGGCCGCTCGGGACCCGGGCCTCCAGCCGGAGCGCACCCGCCTCGCCTGGCGGCGCACCACGCTGTCGGCGACGGTGGCGGCGGTGCTGGCCGGGAAGCAGGCCCTGCACGGCGGGGCGACCCTCGCCGCGGGGGTCGCGCTGGCCCTGAGCGCGGTGGCCTGGATCGGCTTCCTGATGGTGGCGCACCGAAGGGTACGCACCACGGCCACCGCACAGCCGGAGCCGCTGGCCCCGCGAGCGGCGCTCACCGCCGCAGCGTGCACGGTGGCCCTGGCGGTGTTCGCGGCGGCGATGGTGGTCTGA
- a CDS encoding glucarate dehydratase family protein has product MDTALLIEDVRLTPILIADPPLLNTQGVHQPYTPRLIVEVVTQGGVTGIGETYGDSVYLDLAGPLALALPGRSVSDLNGLFALAEEVCGASGETRGGEEGVDAGGLRGVRTADKLRLSVVSGFEVACLDALGKSLGLPVHALLGGKVRDVVDYSAYLFYRWAAHPEGGETDDWGAAVDPAGVVAQAERFARDHGFGSFKLKGGVFPPDEEIAAIRALAEAFPGRPLRLDPNGAWSVETSLRVARELGGVLEYLEDPASGTPAMAEVSAGTGVPLATNMCVTTLAELPEAFAKDAVQVVLSDHHYWGGLHRTRELAAICRTFGVGLSMHSNTHLGISLAAMTHVAATVPNLDYACDSHYPWQTEDVITARHVFKDGGLTVSDAPGLGVELDRDRLALLHRRWLDDDGTLRDRDDAAAMRKADPEWVTPAIPRW; this is encoded by the coding sequence ATGGATACAGCGTTGTTGATCGAGGACGTCCGGCTCACCCCGATTCTCATAGCGGACCCGCCGCTGCTGAACACCCAGGGCGTGCACCAGCCCTACACCCCGCGACTCATCGTGGAAGTGGTCACCCAGGGTGGCGTGACCGGCATCGGGGAGACGTACGGCGACTCCGTCTACCTGGATCTCGCGGGCCCGCTCGCCCTGGCGCTGCCGGGTCGCTCGGTCAGCGATCTGAACGGCCTCTTCGCCCTCGCGGAGGAGGTCTGCGGTGCGTCGGGCGAGACCCGGGGCGGCGAGGAGGGGGTCGACGCGGGCGGCCTGCGGGGCGTCCGTACGGCCGACAAGCTCCGGCTCTCCGTCGTCTCCGGCTTCGAGGTCGCCTGTCTGGACGCGCTCGGCAAGTCGCTGGGCCTGCCCGTGCACGCCCTGCTCGGGGGCAAGGTGCGCGACGTCGTGGACTACAGCGCGTACCTCTTCTACCGATGGGCGGCCCACCCCGAGGGCGGCGAGACGGACGACTGGGGCGCCGCGGTCGATCCGGCCGGGGTCGTCGCCCAGGCCGAACGCTTCGCCCGCGACCACGGCTTCGGCTCCTTCAAGCTCAAGGGCGGCGTCTTCCCGCCCGACGAGGAGATCGCCGCGATCCGCGCGCTGGCCGAGGCGTTCCCCGGCCGTCCGCTCCGGCTCGACCCCAACGGCGCCTGGTCGGTGGAGACCTCGCTCCGGGTCGCCCGCGAACTGGGCGGCGTACTGGAGTACTTGGAGGATCCTGCGAGCGGAACGCCCGCGATGGCCGAGGTGTCGGCGGGAACGGGCGTACCGCTCGCCACCAACATGTGCGTCACCACCCTCGCCGAACTGCCCGAGGCCTTCGCGAAGGACGCGGTACAGGTCGTCCTCTCCGACCACCACTACTGGGGCGGACTGCACCGCACCCGCGAACTCGCCGCGATCTGCCGTACGTTCGGGGTGGGCCTGTCCATGCACTCCAACACCCACCTCGGCATCAGCCTCGCCGCGATGACCCATGTGGCCGCCACCGTGCCCAATCTCGACTACGCCTGCGACAGCCACTACCCCTGGCAGACCGAGGACGTCATCACCGCCCGCCACGTGTTCAAGGACGGAGGTCTCACCGTCTCCGACGCGCCGGGCCTCGGTGTCGAACTCGACCGCGACCGGCTGGCCCTCCTCCACCGGCGCTGGCTGGACGACGACGGCACCCTGCGCGACCGCGACGACGCGGCGGCGATGCGCAAGGCCGATCCGGAGTGGGTGACCCCGGCGATCCCGCGCTGGTGA
- a CDS encoding phosphotransferase family protein → MSSVPPPGLDPVLLRGHLDRERPGLVSGPLEARLVEGGRSNLTYTVTDSVRTWVVRRPPLGHVLATAHDMKREHRVIDALHPTAVPVPEAVLLCEDDSVIGAPFYVMEYVEGTPFRTAEQLAPLGAERTRQVVLGLVDTLVDLHAVDPAAVGLGDFGHPEGFLDRQLRRWGKQLDASRNRELAGIDELHAGLGRALPDSPAPTVVHGDYRLDNVLIGADDSVKAVLDWEMSTLGDPLTDLGLLVMYSSDLGLPRSPVSTTSGAPGHPSPAELIERYAARSGRDASAISWYTAFAWFKLAVILEGIHYRYTLGQTVGAGFDRIGELVPLFIEHGLTTFQEG, encoded by the coding sequence ATGAGTTCAGTCCCCCCGCCAGGACTCGACCCCGTCCTGCTGCGCGGCCATCTCGACCGTGAGCGGCCGGGACTGGTGAGCGGACCGCTCGAAGCGCGGCTCGTCGAGGGCGGCCGGTCGAACCTGACGTACACCGTCACCGACTCCGTCCGCACCTGGGTGGTCCGCAGACCGCCGCTGGGACATGTGCTCGCCACCGCGCACGACATGAAGCGCGAGCACCGGGTGATCGACGCCCTGCACCCGACCGCGGTGCCGGTGCCGGAGGCGGTACTCCTCTGCGAGGACGACTCCGTCATCGGGGCGCCGTTCTACGTCATGGAGTACGTGGAGGGCACCCCCTTCCGTACCGCCGAGCAGCTCGCCCCGCTCGGCGCCGAGCGGACCCGGCAGGTGGTGCTGGGACTGGTGGACACCCTGGTCGACCTGCACGCCGTGGACCCGGCGGCCGTCGGACTGGGCGACTTCGGACACCCCGAGGGATTCCTCGACCGACAGCTGAGGCGCTGGGGCAAGCAGCTGGACGCCTCGCGCAACCGCGAACTGGCCGGCATCGACGAACTCCACGCCGGCCTCGGCCGCGCACTGCCCGACTCGCCCGCACCGACCGTGGTGCACGGCGACTACCGCCTGGACAACGTGCTGATCGGCGCCGACGACTCCGTCAAGGCCGTGCTCGACTGGGAGATGTCCACCCTCGGCGACCCGCTCACCGACCTCGGGCTGCTGGTGATGTACAGCTCCGACCTGGGGCTTCCCCGGTCGCCGGTCTCCACGACGAGCGGCGCCCCGGGCCACCCCTCCCCCGCCGAGCTGATCGAGCGCTACGCCGCCCGCTCCGGCCGGGACGCCTCGGCCATCTCCTGGTACACCGCGTTCGCGTGGTTCAAGCTCGCCGTGATCCTGGAGGGCATCCACTACCGCTACACCCTCGGCCAGACGGTCGGCGCGGGCTTCGACCGCATCGGCGAACTCGTCCCCCTCTTCATCGAGCACGGCCTCACCACCTTCCAGGAAGGCTGA
- a CDS encoding FAD-binding dehydrogenase: MAYDADVIVIGAGLAGLAATAELADAGRSVILLDQEPEQSLGGQAHWSFGGLFLVDSPEQRRFRIKDSRELALQDWFGTADFDREEDHWPKKWAEAYVDFAAGEKRSWLRAQGLRLFPVVGWAERGGYDATGHGNSVPRFHITWGTGPGVVAPFERRVREGVAKGLVQFRFRHRVTGLGRTGGAVDTVTGEILEPSAAERGTASSRTATGAFELRAQAVIVTSGGIGGNHDLVRAQWPERLGTPPAKMLSGVPAHVDGLMLGVAEEAGAHHINRDRMWHYTEGIENWNPVWDKHAIRILPGPSSLWFDARGKRLPVPLFPGFDTLGTLEHIMKSGYDYTWFVLDQRIIGKEFALSGSEQNPDLTGKSVRDVIGRARAEVPGPVKAFMDNGVDFVVENDLAALVRGMNALTGDGLIDEDDLRREITARDREIANPFTKDLQITAIHGARSYLGDKLIRTAKPHRILDPKAGPLIAVRLNILTRKSLGGLETDLSSRVLTADGSPLPGVYAAGEAAGFGGGGVHGYRSLEGTFLGGCIFSGRTAGRAAAAALG; encoded by the coding sequence ATGGCGTACGACGCCGATGTGATCGTGATCGGAGCCGGCCTCGCAGGGCTGGCAGCCACGGCGGAACTGGCCGACGCCGGGCGCTCCGTGATCCTGCTCGACCAGGAACCCGAGCAGTCCCTGGGCGGCCAGGCGCACTGGTCCTTCGGCGGCCTCTTCCTCGTCGACTCCCCCGAGCAGCGCAGGTTCCGGATCAAGGACAGCCGTGAGCTCGCCCTCCAGGACTGGTTCGGCACGGCCGACTTCGACCGCGAGGAGGACCACTGGCCGAAGAAGTGGGCCGAGGCGTACGTGGACTTCGCCGCAGGGGAGAAGCGCTCCTGGCTCCGCGCGCAGGGGCTGCGGCTCTTCCCGGTGGTCGGCTGGGCCGAGCGCGGCGGCTACGACGCGACCGGCCACGGCAACTCCGTGCCCCGCTTCCACATCACCTGGGGCACCGGCCCCGGGGTCGTCGCCCCGTTCGAGCGGCGGGTGCGCGAGGGCGTCGCCAAGGGGCTCGTCCAGTTCCGCTTCCGGCACCGGGTGACGGGCCTCGGCCGTACCGGGGGTGCCGTCGACACGGTGACCGGCGAGATCCTGGAGCCCAGCGCGGCCGAGCGCGGCACCGCGAGCAGCCGTACCGCCACCGGCGCCTTCGAGCTGCGGGCCCAGGCGGTGATCGTCACCTCCGGCGGGATCGGCGGCAACCACGATCTGGTACGCGCCCAGTGGCCCGAGCGGCTCGGCACCCCGCCCGCGAAGATGCTCTCCGGAGTGCCAGCGCACGTCGACGGTCTGATGCTCGGCGTCGCCGAGGAGGCCGGGGCCCACCACATCAACCGCGACCGGATGTGGCACTACACCGAGGGCATCGAGAACTGGAACCCCGTCTGGGACAAGCACGCCATCCGCATCCTGCCCGGCCCGTCCTCCCTCTGGTTCGACGCCCGGGGCAAGCGGCTGCCGGTCCCGCTCTTCCCCGGCTTCGACACGCTCGGCACCCTCGAACACATCATGAAGTCCGGGTACGACTACACCTGGTTCGTCCTGGACCAGCGGATCATCGGCAAGGAGTTCGCCCTCTCCGGCTCCGAACAGAACCCGGACCTCACCGGCAAGTCGGTCCGCGACGTCATCGGCCGGGCCCGCGCGGAGGTCCCCGGACCGGTCAAGGCGTTCATGGACAACGGCGTGGACTTCGTGGTGGAGAACGACCTCGCCGCGCTCGTACGGGGCATGAACGCGCTGACCGGCGACGGGCTCATCGACGAGGACGACCTGCGCCGCGAGATCACCGCGCGCGACCGCGAGATCGCCAACCCGTTCACCAAGGACCTCCAGATCACGGCGATCCACGGGGCGCGTTCGTACCTCGGGGACAAGCTGATCCGCACGGCGAAGCCGCACCGCATCCTCGACCCGAAGGCCGGACCGCTGATCGCCGTCCGGCTGAACATCCTCACCCGCAAGTCGCTCGGCGGGCTGGAGACGGACCTCTCCTCCCGGGTGCTGACCGCGGACGGCTCCCCGCTGCCCGGGGTGTACGCGGCGGGGGAGGCGGCCGGGTTCGGCGGCGGCGGGGTGCACGGCTACCGCTCGCTGGAGGGCACCTTCCTCGGCGGCTGCATCTTCTCCGGCCGCACGGCGGGCCGCGCGGCGGCGGCGGCCCTGGGCTGA
- a CDS encoding metalloregulator ArsR/SmtB family transcription factor — translation MEHIDAIAMLQDPVRRRLYEYVAAQGREVGRNEAAEAAGVARTLAAHHLDKLTEAGLLASGSRRLTGRSGPGAGRPAKVYTRVSAEFEVSLPARDYRTAAELLAEAAEEAGLDAGLRAAARRRGEVLRGTAQPCRDLAGAVEALAARGYEPRLESVGGEEGAEGTEGAEVAAPVVRMRNCPFHAVAERYPPLVCGMNLALLEGLLGTDGPVRARMDARPGECCVIVEDSKNNDD, via the coding sequence GTGGAGCACATCGACGCGATCGCAATGCTGCAGGACCCGGTACGCCGCCGCCTGTACGAATACGTGGCGGCGCAGGGCCGGGAGGTCGGCCGCAACGAGGCCGCCGAGGCGGCCGGAGTGGCGCGCACGCTGGCCGCGCACCATCTGGACAAGCTGACCGAGGCGGGTCTGCTGGCGAGCGGCAGTCGCAGGCTGACGGGCCGCTCGGGGCCGGGGGCCGGCCGCCCCGCCAAGGTGTACACGCGGGTGTCCGCCGAGTTCGAGGTCTCGTTGCCCGCCCGCGACTACCGCACCGCCGCCGAACTGCTCGCGGAGGCCGCCGAGGAGGCGGGCCTCGACGCCGGGCTCCGCGCGGCCGCCCGGCGCAGGGGTGAGGTGCTGCGCGGAACGGCGCAGCCCTGCCGCGACCTCGCGGGGGCCGTGGAGGCGCTGGCCGCGCGCGGCTACGAGCCCCGCCTCGAAAGCGTGGGTGGCGAAGAGGGTGCGGAGGGTACGGAGGGTGCGGAGGTGGCGGCCCCTGTGGTCCGCATGCGCAACTGTCCCTTCCACGCGGTCGCCGAACGCTATCCGCCGCTCGTCTGCGGCATGAACCTCGCGCTGCTGGAGGGGCTGCTCGGTACGGACGGTCCCGTCCGTGCCCGCATGGACGCCCGGCCGGGGGAGTGCTGCGTCATCGTCGAAGATTCTAAAAACAATGACGATTGA
- a CDS encoding DMT family transporter, with protein sequence MSLLVVLLSVGAAACLGFGFVLQQDAARRAPMSDFLSPRLLLDLMKVRSWLAGIAFMVCGMVLGALALGQGELSVVEPLLATNLLFALGLSRALTGQPLGRQGWGGLALLSCGVAAFLLAGQPTGGQAETDPLRHWLIIGVVVGLALVLAASARHARPAVAPSLLALAAGLLYGLQDALTRESGQLLTDGGWPALVGSWQPYTVLVIGVTGLVLVQSAFEMAPLRMSLPALTAAQPLAGIACGIGFLGDQVRTDPAALAGQAAGLAAIVAGIVLLGLHPALPGGKGGGAHPARDLLPTEGGGI encoded by the coding sequence GTGTCCTTGCTGGTCGTCCTCCTCTCCGTGGGCGCGGCGGCGTGCCTGGGTTTCGGCTTCGTCCTGCAGCAGGACGCCGCCCGCCGCGCCCCCATGAGCGATTTCCTCTCCCCCCGGCTGCTGCTCGACCTGATGAAGGTACGGAGCTGGCTGGCCGGTATCGCGTTCATGGTCTGCGGGATGGTGCTCGGGGCGCTGGCCCTCGGCCAGGGCGAGCTGTCGGTGGTGGAACCGCTGCTGGCGACCAACCTCCTCTTCGCGCTGGGGCTGTCGCGCGCCCTCACCGGGCAGCCGCTCGGCCGCCAGGGGTGGGGCGGGCTGGCGTTGCTTTCGTGCGGGGTCGCCGCCTTCCTGCTGGCCGGGCAGCCGACCGGCGGGCAGGCGGAGACCGACCCGCTGCGGCACTGGCTGATCATCGGCGTGGTGGTGGGGCTCGCGCTGGTCCTCGCCGCCTCCGCCCGGCACGCCCGCCCGGCGGTGGCGCCCTCGCTGCTGGCCCTGGCGGCGGGGCTGCTGTACGGACTCCAGGACGCCCTCACCCGGGAGAGCGGCCAGCTCCTGACGGACGGCGGCTGGCCGGCCCTGGTGGGCAGTTGGCAGCCGTACACGGTGCTGGTGATCGGGGTGACCGGGCTGGTGCTGGTGCAGAGCGCGTTCGAGATGGCGCCGCTGCGGATGTCGCTGCCCGCGCTGACCGCCGCCCAGCCGCTGGCGGGGATCGCCTGCGGCATCGGCTTCCTCGGCGACCAGGTACGCACCGACCCGGCGGCGCTGGCGGGCCAGGCGGCCGGGCTGGCGGCGATCGTCGCGGGGATCGTGCTGCTCGGGCTGCATCCGGCGCTCCCGGGCGGCAAGGGCGGCGGCGCCCATCCCGCCCGGGACCTGCTGCCCACGGAGGGCGGGGGGATCTGA
- a CDS encoding NUDIX domain-containing protein, which translates to MVSELPAPDASERPSTAVIITNRRGEYLLHLRDANKPICDSGTWSLVGGGAEGTETPDEAIRREIREETGLVLPDVTAFTAVHAEGPYVTEGHIRVYTAHWDGDAHALPVGEGIMFHWFTVATMEHLTMCPWAHRAVKDHHAGALS; encoded by the coding sequence ATGGTGAGCGAGTTGCCCGCACCGGACGCCTCCGAGAGGCCCAGTACCGCCGTGATCATCACCAACCGACGCGGCGAGTACCTCCTGCATCTGCGCGACGCCAACAAACCGATCTGCGACAGCGGGACCTGGTCCCTGGTGGGCGGCGGCGCCGAGGGCACGGAGACGCCGGACGAGGCCATCAGGCGGGAGATCCGCGAGGAGACGGGCCTCGTGCTTCCGGACGTCACGGCCTTCACCGCCGTGCACGCCGAAGGCCCGTACGTCACCGAGGGGCACATCCGCGTCTACACCGCCCACTGGGACGGCGACGCGCACGCCCTCCCGGTCGGCGAGGGCATCATGTTCCACTGGTTCACGGTGGCGACGATGGAGCATCTGACCATGTGCCCGTGGGCCCACCGGGCCGTCAAGGACCATCACGCCGGGGCGCTCTCCTGA
- a CDS encoding helix-turn-helix transcriptional regulator, translating into MSGSTRDLAHPDAAALELTGVLFALSDPARLELVRRLAAAGSLEVAECQPDSGPIPKSTLSHHLKILREAGVVRNVPQGRRRALTLRREDLESRFPGLLDAVL; encoded by the coding sequence ATGAGTGGATCGACCCGGGACCTCGCGCATCCGGACGCCGCGGCGCTGGAGTTGACCGGGGTCCTCTTCGCCCTGAGTGATCCGGCGAGGCTGGAGCTCGTGCGGCGCCTCGCCGCCGCCGGGTCCCTGGAGGTCGCGGAGTGCCAGCCGGACTCGGGCCCCATCCCGAAGTCGACGCTCTCCCACCACCTGAAGATCCTGCGCGAGGCGGGCGTCGTCCGTAATGTCCCCCAGGGTCGCCGACGCGCGCTCACCCTGCGCCGCGAGGACCTCGAATCCCGCTTCCCGGGGCTGCTCGACGCCGTCCTGTAG
- a CDS encoding MFS transporter, which produces MSTAPPPASAPAGRSPRLSRAGGFWLLATTQFTLMAASSAPSPLYSEYARDWGLSATAVTIVFAVYAVAVLAALLVAGALSDHLGRRPVLIAALVGEAAAMVVMMTADGVGQLIVGRALQGLATGAAAGAISAGLIDLQHPGSRLGALLNSVGTTGGMAVGALAGGALTQYAPSPHVVVFALLAAASLALAAAVPLVPETSPLRPGALASLRPRVSVPHADRRAFLIAAPSFTASWAIGGLYLSLGSSLTADILHTGNHVVAGLVVALLPGTAGLACYALRDMAPLPMMLSGSVALAAGTLLTLPALLLPSMPLLLAATVVAGFGFGTSFFGGFRMLAHTAAPEQRALLFASVYVMCYLANSVPAVAAGLAIPGLGLRETATGYIGAVGALALLSIPFGIGTLRRAGAKAPAAAPHAPAGAR; this is translated from the coding sequence ATGTCCACCGCTCCTCCCCCTGCTTCGGCACCCGCCGGCCGGAGCCCCCGCCTCTCCCGGGCAGGGGGTTTCTGGCTGCTGGCCACGACCCAGTTCACGCTGATGGCCGCCAGCAGCGCGCCCTCCCCGCTCTACTCCGAGTACGCCCGCGACTGGGGTCTGTCGGCCACCGCGGTGACCATCGTCTTCGCCGTCTACGCCGTGGCCGTCCTGGCGGCCCTGCTGGTGGCCGGCGCCCTCTCGGACCACCTGGGCCGCCGTCCGGTGCTGATCGCCGCGCTCGTCGGCGAGGCGGCGGCGATGGTCGTGATGATGACCGCCGACGGGGTGGGCCAGCTGATCGTCGGCCGAGCCCTGCAGGGGCTGGCGACCGGCGCGGCGGCGGGCGCCATCAGCGCGGGGCTGATCGATCTGCAGCACCCGGGCTCCCGGCTCGGCGCGCTGCTGAACAGCGTCGGCACCACGGGGGGCATGGCGGTGGGCGCGCTGGCAGGTGGAGCGCTCACCCAGTACGCGCCCTCCCCGCACGTCGTCGTCTTCGCCCTGCTCGCGGCCGCCTCCCTGGCGCTGGCGGCCGCCGTGCCGCTGGTGCCCGAGACCTCCCCGCTGCGCCCCGGCGCGCTCGCCTCGCTCCGGCCACGGGTCTCCGTCCCGCACGCGGACCGCAGGGCGTTCCTGATCGCCGCGCCCTCGTTCACGGCGAGTTGGGCGATCGGTGGCCTCTACCTCTCCCTGGGCTCGTCGCTGACGGCGGACATCCTGCACACCGGCAACCACGTCGTGGCCGGGCTCGTGGTGGCTCTGCTCCCCGGCACCGCCGGACTCGCCTGCTACGCGCTCCGCGACATGGCCCCGCTGCCGATGATGCTCTCCGGCTCGGTGGCCCTGGCCGCCGGAACCCTGCTGACCCTGCCGGCCCTCCTCCTCCCGTCGATGCCGCTGCTGCTGGCCGCCACCGTCGTCGCCGGATTCGGCTTCGGCACCTCCTTCTTCGGCGGCTTCCGCATGCTGGCCCACACCGCCGCCCCTGAGCAGCGGGCCCTGTTGTTCGCCTCCGTCTACGTGATGTGCTACCTGGCCAACAGCGTCCCGGCCGTGGCCGCCGGTCTCGCCATCCCCGGGCTGGGGCTGCGCGAGACCGCGACCGGTTACATCGGGGCGGTCGGCGCGCTGGCCCTGCTGTCGATCCCGTTCGGCATCGGCACCCTTCGGCGGGCCGGGGCAAAAGCGCCGGCCGCGGCTCCGCACGCCCCGGCCGGCGCCCGGTAG
- a CDS encoding DUF3291 domain-containing protein codes for MTASPRAAHLAQLNVSTLLHPLDDPRIAPFVELLEPVNATADTAPGFVWRLVGYGGADATDLRPAGENVIVNMSVWETPEALWDFTYRSGHLEVMRRRRDWFDRHVEAHLVLWWVPAGHVPTVEEALERLAGLRAEGPSPRAFTFTSSYTAEEAGVVEAPAGELLPE; via the coding sequence ATGACCGCATCCCCGCGCGCCGCCCACCTCGCCCAGCTCAACGTCTCCACGCTCCTCCACCCCCTCGACGACCCCCGCATCGCGCCGTTCGTCGAGCTGCTCGAACCGGTCAACGCCACCGCCGACACCGCGCCCGGCTTCGTGTGGCGGCTCGTCGGGTACGGCGGCGCCGACGCCACCGACCTGCGTCCGGCCGGCGAGAACGTCATCGTCAACATGTCGGTGTGGGAGACCCCGGAAGCCCTCTGGGACTTCACCTACCGCAGCGGTCACCTGGAAGTGATGCGGCGGCGCCGCGACTGGTTCGACCGGCACGTCGAGGCGCACCTGGTCCTCTGGTGGGTCCCCGCCGGGCACGTCCCGACCGTCGAGGAGGCCCTGGAGCGGCTGGCCGGCCTGCGGGCCGAGGGCCCGTCCCCGCGCGCCTTCACCTTCACCTCGTCGTACACGGCGGAGGAAGCCGGGGTCGTGGAGGCGCCGGCGGGTGAGCTTCTCCCCGAGTGA
- a CDS encoding NUDIX hydrolase: protein MNPADEILDVVDENDEVVGRATRGEATARGLRHRCVFIEARDAEGRVFVHRRTATKMVFPSHYDMFVGGVVGAGESYDEAALREAEEELGVSGLPQPEPLFSFLYEKDGHSWWSRVYQVRCEPPVDPQKEEIDWHGFLADEELAERIPAWAWTPDGLEAYHRLRALRGEDVG, encoded by the coding sequence ATGAATCCTGCTGACGAGATCCTGGACGTCGTCGACGAGAACGACGAGGTGGTGGGGCGGGCGACGCGCGGTGAGGCGACCGCGCGCGGACTGCGCCACCGGTGCGTGTTCATCGAGGCGCGCGACGCCGAGGGGCGGGTGTTCGTCCACCGCAGGACGGCCACCAAGATGGTCTTCCCCTCGCACTACGACATGTTCGTCGGTGGCGTGGTCGGTGCGGGCGAGTCGTACGACGAGGCGGCGCTGCGGGAGGCGGAGGAGGAACTCGGAGTCTCCGGACTGCCGCAGCCCGAGCCGCTGTTCTCCTTCCTGTACGAGAAGGACGGGCACTCCTGGTGGTCGCGCGTCTATCAGGTGCGGTGCGAGCCGCCGGTCGATCCCCAGAAGGAGGAGATCGACTGGCACGGCTTCCTCGCGGACGAGGAGCTGGCGGAGCGCATCCCCGCCTGGGCGTGGACGCCCGACGGGCTGGAGGCGTACCACCGGCTGCGCGCACTCCGGGGCGAGGACGTGGGCTGA
- a CDS encoding YidH family protein yields the protein MKEFVQSLRLWFAPQRIRDEGDTPDYRFSLANERTFLAWIRTALALIGGGFAVDQFLPGLARGVRAGLAFGLLAAGVLCALRAVNHWVRCERAMRRGEDLPVSRFPTLLSLVVAVVAVAMVVVVLFGWEGR from the coding sequence GTGAAGGAATTCGTACAGAGCCTGCGGTTGTGGTTCGCCCCGCAGCGGATCCGCGACGAAGGCGACACACCGGACTACCGCTTCTCGCTCGCCAACGAGCGGACGTTCCTCGCCTGGATCCGTACGGCTCTGGCTCTGATCGGTGGCGGCTTCGCCGTCGACCAGTTCCTGCCGGGTCTCGCCCGGGGGGTGCGCGCGGGACTGGCGTTCGGGCTGCTCGCGGCCGGGGTGCTCTGCGCGCTGCGGGCCGTGAACCACTGGGTCCGCTGCGAACGGGCCATGCGCCGGGGCGAGGACCTGCCCGTCTCCCGGTTCCCGACCCTGCTGAGCCTGGTGGTCGCGGTGGTGGCCGTGGCGATGGTGGTGGTCGTCCTCTTCGGCTGGGAGGGCCGGTGA